Genomic window (Deinococcus sedimenti):
GGAGGCACCACCCCGCCGCCCACGTGCTCTGCGGACACGACCGCGCCCGGCGTGCCCGGCGCCCTGAGCGGCAGTGGCGTCACGAGCAGCAGCGTGACGCTGTCCTGGGGCGCGGCGAGCGACAACTGCGGCGTGAGCAGCTACGAGGTGTTCCAGAACGGCGCGCTGAAGGCCACCGTGACCGGCACGAGCGCGGCCGTCAGCGGCCTGAGTGCCAGCACCGCGTACACCTTCAGGGTGCGCGCCAGGGACGCCGCCGGGAACGCGGGTGCGTTCACGGGCGACCTGAGCGTCACCACCCAGGCGGCCAGCACCGCCGCGACCCTGCCGGGCACCGTGACGAGCAGTGGCGGCGCGATCGCCAACGGCACCAGCCGGGCGTTCCCGGTGAACGTCACGTCCGCCGGGACGTACCGCCTGTCGGTCGCGAGCACCAGCAGCCTGAACAGCCGCCTGATCAACGTGGCCTTCAATGGGACGAACTACGATCTGGCGGTGGACGCGGGCAAGACGGTGATCGCGGACTTCCCGAACGTCACGACCGGCGCGAAGAGCATCACGGTTACCGCCAAGAGCGACGGCGTGACCCTGGGCGCGATCAGCGGCGCGAACCTCAGCGCGCCCACCGATCCCTGCGCGGCGGACACGACCACACCCGGCACGCCCGGCACCCTGACCAGCCCCTCCAAGACGAGTTCCAGCGTGACCCTCACCTGGGGCGCCGCGACCGACAACTGCGGCGTCGGCAGCTACGAGGTCTACCAGAACGGCACGCTGAAGGCCACCGTGACCGGCACGAGCGCCGCGGTCAGCGGCCTGAGCGCGAACACCGCCTACACCTTCAAGGTGCGCGCGAAGGACACCGCCGGGAACGTCGGCGCGTTCACGGGCGACCTGAGCGTCACCACGTCGAGCGGCGCGACGGCCGTGCCCGGCGTGGTGACCACGGGCGTCGGCGTGATCGCCAGCGGGGCCAGCCGCTCGTACGACCTGAGCCTGAGCGCGACCCGCAACGTGCGCCTGCTCATCACGAACGCCAGCAGCGCCAGCAGCAGCGCGTTCACCGTGACCTTCAACGGCACGAGCGTCCCGCTGTCCATCGGCGCCGGGCAGACGATCCCCGTGGACTTCGCCGGGGTGGGCGCCGGGACGAAGACCGTGACCCTCACCGCGAACAGCGCCGGGGTGAACCTGGGCAAACTGGAAGCCACCACGTACTGACAGCAGAGTTCATAGGTATTGAGGGTGTCCCTCGATACCTCTGAATCGAGCGAAGCGAGCACCTGAGGAAAACAGCGGTTGGACGTGGAACCCAGGGGCGTGCTGTTGGCCCTTCAATGAAACTGAAAACCGCTGTGAATGACATACGGACCGCCCCGCCCCTCCTGATTCCGTGAGGGCGGGGCGGCCAGTATGGGTCAATACGGGCTCAGTGCTGGCCCTGGATGCGGCGGATCAGCGGGGGCAGGACGCGGCGGGGGAGCAGGCGGGGCAGCAGCGTCTGGAGTCGGTTGACGGTGCCGATGACGTGCACGGCCTCGCCGCGCAGCATGGCGGTGACGGCCTGCGCGGCGACCTCGCGGGCGGGGAGGATCGCGGCGCGGGTCAACTGGTCGCGCAGCAGGCGGCTGCCGCCCATGTTCGCGGCGGCCTGGAAGCCGGTCTCGACCGGGCCGGGGCAGGCGGCGGTGACGCTGACGCCGGTGCCGCGCAGTTCCTCGTTCAGGGCCTCGCTGAAGCTCAGGACGTAGGCCTTGGTGGCGTAGTAGACGGCCATGAGGGGTCCCGGGAGGAACGCGGCGGTGCTGGCGATGTTCAGCACGCGGCCCCGGCCCCGGGCGCGCATGCCGCCCAGGTAAGCGTGGGTGAGTTCGGTCAGGGCGGTGATGTTCACCTGGATCATGTCGAGTTGCTTCTGGACGTCCAGTTCGCTGAATTCGCCGTAGTCGGCGAAGCCCGCGTTGTTCACGAGGATGTCCACGTTCAGGTTCAGGGCCTGGGTGCGGGTCAGGAGGTCGTGGGCGGCGTGGGGCCGGGTGAGGTCCTGCGGGAGGACGTGGACCTGCACGCCGTGCCGGGCGCGGAGGGTGTCGGCCAGGGCGTGCAGGGGGCCTTCGCTGCGGGCGACGAGGATCAGGTGGCTGCCGCGCGCGGCGAGTTCGTGGGCGATCTGTTCGCCGATGCCGCTGCTGGCGCCGGTGATCAGCGCGGTGCTGGGGGCAGGCCGGTTTGTGGGGGCGGGCTGGGTCATGGGGGCTCCTCTGGCGGAACGCCTAAGCGACCGCCGGTAAATAGAGATTAGTTACCGGCGGTTAGTTTATCAACACACCCGATCACATCAGCCAGAACACCATCGATCACGCCATCGGATATAATTAACCCATGGTCACCCCGACGCGCGCCCGCAGCGACACCGCCAAACAGGAACGCCGCGCGCAGATCCTCACCGCCGCCCGCACCCTGTGGCACACCCACCGCTACCCCGACCTCACCCTGAACGCCATCGCCGAACAGGTCCACCTCACCAAGGCCGCCCTCTTCGCGTACTTCCCCAGCAAGGAAGACCTCTTCCTCAGCCTGTACGAGGAGCTGCTCGACGAGTTCTTCCACGACCTGAACCGCCACCTCGACCTGGGCGGCACCCACACCCCCGCCACCCTCGCCCGCACCCTGGGCAGCCTCACCCTGGCGCACCCGGACCTCGCGCGGCTGATCCCACTCCTGGCGGGCATCCTGGAACACAACGTCAGCGCCGAACGCGCCCACGCCCACAAGACCCGCGTCGCGGCGCACCTGAACGCCACCGCGCCCCGGCTCCAGCGCGCGCTGCCTGGCCTGCGCGGCGACGCCCCCGTCCGCCTGCTGACGTACACCCAGGCGCTCATCGCGGGCCTGCAACCCATGAGCGACCCCTCGCCCGCCGTGCGCGAGGCCCTGCGCGACTCCCCGCTGGGCGCGCTGCACCTCAGCCTGGACACCGCGCTGCCCGACGCCCTGACCGCCCTGATCACCGGCCTGAGTGCCGAACAGGAGGCGTGAAAAAGGGAGAGGCTCCACGCCTCCCCCTGACCCTTCAGTTCACTTCCTGAAGTCGTGCGGGTGGCCTTT
Coding sequences:
- a CDS encoding SDR family NAD(P)-dependent oxidoreductase, which codes for MTQPAPTNRPAPSTALITGASSGIGEQIAHELAARGSHLILVARSEGPLHALADTLRARHGVQVHVLPQDLTRPHAAHDLLTRTQALNLNVDILVNNAGFADYGEFSELDVQKQLDMIQVNITALTELTHAYLGGMRARGRGRVLNIASTAAFLPGPLMAVYYATKAYVLSFSEALNEELRGTGVSVTAACPGPVETGFQAAANMGGSRLLRDQLTRAAILPAREVAAQAVTAMLRGEAVHVIGTVNRLQTLLPRLLPRRVLPPLIRRIQGQH
- a CDS encoding TetR/AcrR family transcriptional regulator, encoding MVTPTRARSDTAKQERRAQILTAARTLWHTHRYPDLTLNAIAEQVHLTKAALFAYFPSKEDLFLSLYEELLDEFFHDLNRHLDLGGTHTPATLARTLGSLTLAHPDLARLIPLLAGILEHNVSAERAHAHKTRVAAHLNATAPRLQRALPGLRGDAPVRLLTYTQALIAGLQPMSDPSPAVREALRDSPLGALHLSLDTALPDALTALITGLSAEQEA